A single Nicotiana tabacum cultivar K326 chromosome 5, ASM71507v2, whole genome shotgun sequence DNA region contains:
- the LOC107774527 gene encoding protein GLUTAMINE DUMPER 1-like — MRTGTSFTSTSSPTIKATFSPPAIFQKSPWHSPVPYLFGGLAAMLGLIAFALLILACSYWKLSSHLREHDDNQSHDDTEVGAGEKPATGVVRAVPEFEEKIVVIMAGDLNPSFLATPMLMLSKGGTVLGDGSNLNKCEENSEKGSDEKEKLEEVAIEVREESNGDTQQSHGQNQ; from the coding sequence atgagaacagGAACTAGTTTTACTTCAACTTCATCACCAACAATAAAAGCTACATTTTCACCGCCGGCGATATTTCAAAAATCGCCGTGGCATTCACCGGTGCCGTATCTCTTCGGCGGATTAGCAGCTATGTTAGGATTAATAGCTTTTGCTCTATTAATATTAGCTTGTTCTTACTGGAAACTCTCTTCCCATTTAAGAGAACATGACGATAATCAGTCACACGATGATACTGAGGTCGGTGCCGGTGAAAAACCGGCGACCGGAGTTGTGAGGGCGGTGCCGGAGTTTGAAGAGAAGATTGTTGTTATAATGGCTGGAGATTTGAACCCAAGTTTTTTGGCTACGCCTATGTTAATGTTAAGTAAAGGTGGTACTGTTTTAGGTGATGGAAGTAATTTGAATAAATGTGAGGAAAATTCGGAAAAGGGAAGTGATGAAAAGGAGAAATTAGAAGAAGTGGCGATTGAGGTTAGAGAAGAGAGTAATGGAGATACTCAACAAAGCCATGGACAAAACCAGTGA